GTCAGCTCGAGCCGCCACAAGTTCTTGTGTGAAGTGTTTGTTGTCACCATCTTCTAGGTTCACATGAGGCTCCTCTTCCATGTTTCCAGGAGGAGGTGGATGTGGTGGGGACTTGCGGTTGTTATCTTTTTGTTGAGCCTACCGAGGAGCCATGACTAATAAGGACACAAGTATTTGGACAGTTGGCGAGAATACTCTACTCAGAAACTCACACCTTCGACGAAGGAACGAAATAATTGTCTAGTTTTTTTGTAAACTAACATGGAGTGATAAATGAAGATTAATTTGTGCGTATATCTCTAAGTAAAGTACCTAGTTGACTTAATGAGCTGAAGATGCCAAAACAAATGTGGTAATAAAAGTGAAAGATAAATGTGGCACTCCATTTCCCGATTAGGCTACTTCTCGCGAGATACGAGGTTGTTTCAAGCTTTTGTTTTCTTCCAAAAAAGGTAATCCAGGTGGAAGTTCCAGCACATTCATTTTTGATATTTGTCTAATTATGCTTGAATGGGCAACCCCCTTTGGACATCAAGGTAGTAGCGATCCTGATATGACAACTTTTAGCCTTGCTGTAACGTCCCaagtttgctaataaggcttagtgccttgattcgcgtgtcgggagggcaataattgatttaattatgttattatttatttaatttttatatgtGTGTATTCGAATGTGATTATGTGTATtcgaattaaatgattatatgacttgatatgcatgtttaggagaattaaatatgcatgttgacAGCAtaaataagggcatatttgtaattttggccagttgacagcataaatgtgattatgtttgTGTTGCgtttgagaccacaatattatggaggtatatttgagttatttagcAGAAGACACTCCTAGCGAGCCaagtagcagtttagtcacagcagggtcaaatacccagatcggggtgagcctagggctattttggtaatttagtacattactggggttTATCAAGTAATGGGGAAAATTATTTGATGAGTATTTGGGATATTGTAATTAATTGGAGAATTATTAGATAGTTTGGAGTTTAGTGAGAAGTGGTCGTTGATGACCACTTTTCCCCTTGAGGGCACTAAATAACCTAATTACGAActagggggtattttggtcattttctagCCTAAGGAAGGATTTACGCAGAACCTAGTAGAAGAAAATCACTTAGAAAACTCTCAGCTCTCTTCTCTCTCACTATCACGTTTTTCTTTCTCCTTCTTAGCTCTTGGAGGGGTTTTGGAATTTGGAGGAGAAAAGGCTCAAAATCCAGGAAGATTGAAAACTTGAGCTAGGCTTGGGTTATCTGCAGCAAGGAGAACATAATTCATCACTGAGGTAAGCTCTAACCTCTACTTTGATTCAAGTTTGATTTAGGTTTAAgggtgttcttgaggtgttctcgagcttcaaagctcaagattgggttttttttatttttaatgggATTTTGATCTAGggtaagcttgggttttgttgatgtTGGTGTGTTAGTGAAGTCTGAGGCTGAATTTTGAGTTCGGGGTGTGTTTAGATTAGATTTTGGGGGTATGAATTTGGAGATTAATCAGGCGGGAAAACCCCAGAATTGTGGGCTCATAGGGGAGCACCCCATCTTTGGAAGTGGGCGCTCCAGCACTATGCAGAGGAAGCCCTaagggggctctctgacttggttggcgccccagcgctaccctTGGGCACCTTAGCACTATGCAGTGGAAGCCCTAGGGGGGGCCTTTGACTTGGTTCGAGCCCCAGAGCTACCCTTGGCACCCCAATGCTAGACCAATCTTAGTAATACCCATTTTTAGAGCTTGGGAAGGCTTGAGGGCTCAGaagatggttccaccaccccattgGGTGGGATTGGGAATCCCAAAATCATGGGATTGGTCCTAGAGTTTGTGTTTGGGGATTGAATATTAATGAgatattatttatggttgtgactaggttattgctagggctCGGGATAGCttgattatttgtgtttaatgttgTGTGTGAAAATTTGTAGTTGTTATGCTATTTTTGCATGATTTTGATTGATTGACGAAGGTCGAGATTGACAATGGCTGACAACGGTgataagcatgctaaatgcaggCTGCCATGGCATGGCATTAAGGGATTTGTGCTCACCCGTTCGGTGAAAACCgcgaacccagtgcctggtaaagcacctgggttgaCATAGGCCATTATGTTAATAGTCTGTTATATGTTTAAAGTTCTGCATTTACTAGATTGGATTGTAATATGCtatttgttgagttttcttgctgggcttggctcacgggtgctctatggtgcaggtaagggcaaaggaaaggctagccaagcatgagttggagggcatggagtggtgcgtacatgttcggcctatcTGCCCGCCACGGTCGGGGTTGGtttgagggacatgttatagacATTTGACTTTGTCGCTTAAGTCTATTGtaccttaacttttgaattgtaaatacattttgaaataatatttgggatcccaatgtatcacttttataattttaattgatgTCCAAacctttatacttaattttcattaaatgagtctttatccCGATTTACTCACACTTTTCTGTCAAacacctcaattagcgagctaatggcacattttaaaattacATGGTAACTATGACTGTAAGGTATTGGGGTATTACAAGttagtatcagagcatgccaaggtttatggttcctggtgattgatcgaacatgtacgctcgctaccAAAGAAAAGTTAGACTCAGGGTTGGCCGGTATTAAGTGAATTACCTATTTAATTTCTTGTATGAGTTGCCCTGTTTTCCTGAGTAATATAGTTAGAGCATgatgattatatatatgtatatatcactacaacaatatttagtatatattacattaaagaatagcatatatttagaagtgctattattaagtgggggattaaaaacacacggatgtgaatagtggggattaaaaacacacggGTCTGATTTTGGTGCCATATGACTAAAAActcaggcgccaaaatgaatttctgccaaattccctttctctcagcctttctctaagttaccctttctctcagcctccatctctcactcaaGAAGACTCACTCCGCCCTCTCCGCCCTCACGAAGACTCACCGACCTcaccgccctcaactcatctctgcctcaccgtcctcacgaagtctctccgccctcacgaagtctctccgccctcaactcatctctgcctcacgaagactcgctccagagtggagctctttctccgcctcacgaagtcacgctccagagtggagcttctctgCCTCACGCCCACTATCTCAGGTTTGTTTCTCTCATCCCTGATAATATAAATTGTTGGCTGAATGTTGTAGATTGATATGACAAAAAACCCATCTTTGATAGAAACTAGATTGATATGCAAGATAACTGTTGTGAAAGAACTTTCTAAGAGCTGTTGACAGAATAAGAGCTGAACTTTGAGGAAGATACTGTTGTGAAAGAACACCACAGATCTTGAAAATATTGATAACTGTTGGCTGAATGTTGTAGATTGATATGTCACAGCTATTTTCTCAGAACACCATAGATCTTGAAAATATGGCTTTTAAGAAGTTAGTAAATTGAAAATCTTGAAACATTATTAAGCATTAAAGGTTTCACGAGGACTTGATTCCGAAGTACTCTTACCCATATGAttgacatttaattattttcagtGTTTCATAAACTGTTTATTTTTTAGTATCTATGCATGACTACTAACTTAGTCTCTTTTCTCTTTGATGGCTTTCCCATGGATCCTTTCCACGTAACTTTACAGCAAGAGATAGATTTACTGAAGGTACTGTTATCTTGCTTGTATGACTCAAGTAGCGTGTATTAATTATGCAATTTTGAACTCACAAATAAGAAAGATTGGTTGATGCATGCCAAAACCTGCAGCTTagcaatgaaacttttgagatatAAACTGAGGACTTCCATTTTAGTTAAACACCATGGATAGCTATCACTTCATTGTTATGTTCTTTCACTTGAGTTGAATCCTACAACTAGCATCCTTGGAagaaggtgaatggtcagagacTGATAAACCTTATTCTCTTTTGCAGAATTTGAACCACAAAAATATTGTGAAATATCTTGGATCCTTAAAGACTAAGAGTCACCTCCACATAATTCTTGAGTAAGTGGATGTAAAACTTGTGTATGATATTTAATTgtgtgacttttattttggaaagTCCTATTATTTACTCCGGTTAAAATTTGTAGATATGTGGAAATTGGTTTCTGTTTGGCTCATGAATCAATACCAGAGATAGGATTTATTATTTTTGCCATCTGTGCGCTCTGCTACTTTCTTGGTCACCTTTTAACTACCAGCTTCAAAGTTTcatcattcattcattcattaacCAAAACTGTGTGTAATCCCAATTGTCACTTTCTCATATGCAGGAATTTGGtaacattgagtctccaatgtatACCAGACTTAGACAGTTTTTTTCCACTATTTATAGCAGGTAGCTCCTCTCTTTTTCTTTGCTTTGGCTTTCATGAAATGAGCTTCTTtactcacatatgtatatttgataTGTCTTTTACAGGATGCAGGTAAGAGCACCATCAAAGCCAGTGGTTGTGTCTATACCAATATTGCATTATGATGGTCAGCTTCTATATATTCATTGCCTTTTCTGCAATTTAGatagttcaatttttttgaagTTTGGTCGTGTAATTCCTTAGTGAGACACTTGAGAATATTGTGTTTTTCTTGTTTGAGACACTTTCTGTCCTTATGATGTGGTTTCTGTCTTTTTATTGCAGATACTGAATCTGCAAAAGCATCAAAACGGCAACTCAAGGAAGCTATATATACAGCACTATTTAACATGAATGTTCCTGCTATTTGTGCAATTAATCAGGTAAATTTCGCTAAGCCTTAACTTGCCGCTGCTGTTTAatattctaaaatatttaatactaaaagaaataagagtaattttttatttttttaaaactaggaTTCCGCTAACAATTGCTATGTAGGTATCCAAGAGAAACTTAAACCTCATACCTTGTAATATAGTAAGCCATATGCCTTATCATTTGAGCTACCCCTCTTTGGTAAAGAATTAAGATTAGTTTGTTTCATGCAAAAATGACATTTACCATCGGATATAGATTTCGAGGCCTTGATCCAATTTGCATTCTTCATTTTCCTTTTGTAAAGCAAGCTTCTGTGACTTGAGTGGTTGACAATCCTGAACAGGCACCAAATTTACTTATTAACACTATAAGCTGAGATGCTTTATGTATTTATGCTTGTTTATGAATAATTTGGACCTTTTGCTTTTGGCTTAAAATGTTCGATTGATTCTTTGATAGATGTTTTTTATTTGTAAGATCTTATCCAATTTCTGTTTTTGAAAATGTAGACAACTTTAGCTTTGTATGCTGCTAGAAGAACTTCAGGAATTGTTGTAAATATTGGGTTTCAAGTCACATCAGTTGTTCAAAGTAAGGAGTGATAGTTtctcttttatcttttatatgctttatgcTTCCTTAAACTATCAACAAGGTTTCATTTACCTATGATATATACTGATTAGCCCTGCAGTATAAGTTACAGTTTTAACTTTCCATGCAGCCTTGATgcttttattcttcttttttcattttcattctaTGGATTTTCCAGTGCTTTCTTTTATATCATATCTTGGTTGCATTCAATGTTTGGGGATCCGAAATatactcttttcttttctttttcggcTTCTAGTTTTACATGGTAAAGTAATGCGCACAGTGGGTGTGGAGGTTGTGGGACTGGGAGCACTAAAACTTACCGGGTTTCTTAAGGA
The genomic region above belongs to Humulus lupulus chromosome 1, drHumLupu1.1, whole genome shotgun sequence and contains:
- the LOC133823960 gene encoding actin-related protein 8-like; this translates as MWKLEFGNIESPMYTRLRQFFSTIYSRMQVRAPSKPVVVSIPILHYDDTESAKASKRQLKEAIYTALFNMNVPAICAINQTTLALYAARRTSGIVVNIGFQVTSVVQILHGKVMRTVGVEVVGLGALKLTGFLKELMQQNNIIFESLYTVRTLKELQNLCYVAYDYEAELLKDTRASSDAAGEGQFTLSKERFQTGEILFQPRMVGV